A window of Nicotiana tabacum cultivar K326 chromosome 24, ASM71507v2, whole genome shotgun sequence contains these coding sequences:
- the LOC142178317 gene encoding uncharacterized protein LOC142178317, translating to MKQEVKALEDNKTWSRVDLPKGKNTMGSQWVYKLSTSPMEKLRDLRPGNSAELVEHAKTILDQQFRVNDLGEIKYFLGIEVLRSKAGILLNQRKYILELISELRLSGAKLAFTPLEANVRLTTAEYDQANGKELGVQVNSPVITFSDSTSTIHIEENLILHERTNHIEIDCHFIRNKIKEGVVKAVHANTKDQQADLLTKGLGTAQHMNLLGKLGVLNFLHSPA from the exons ATGAAACAGGAGGTCAAAGCTTTGGAAGATAATAAAACATGGAGCAGAGTTGACttaccaaaaggaaagaacaCAATGGGCTCACAGTGGGTGTATAAATTAAGTACAAGTCCAATGGAGAAATTGAGAGATTTAAGACCAG GAAATAGTGCAGAGTTAGTTGAACATGCAAAGACTATCCTGGACCAACAATTTAGAGTCAATGATTTAGGAGAAATTAAATATTTCCTAGGCATTGAAGTCCTGAGATCTAAGGCTGGGATTTTACTAAATCAAAGAAAGTACATACTAGAATTAATCTCAGAATTAAGATTGAGTGGAGCTAAGCTTGCCTTTACACCCCTGGAAGCAAATGTCAGACTAACTACTGCTGAATATGATCAAGCAAATGGAAAG GAGTTGGGAGTTCAGGTTAATTCACCGGTGATAACTTTCAGTGACAGTACATCAACCATTCATATTGAAGAGAATCTCATCCTACATGAGAGAACAAACCATATCGAGATTGATTGCCACTTCATTCGAAACAAGATTAAGGAGGGAGTAGTCAAGGCAGTTCATGCGAATACAAAGGATCAACAAGCAGACTTACTAACAAAAGGGCTAGGAACTGCACAACACATGAATCTACTTGGCAAACTTGGTGTGCTCAATTTCTTGCACTCTCCAGCTTGA